A genomic window from Arthrobacter globiformis includes:
- a CDS encoding Nramp family divalent metal transporter — protein MSEHNRTITHPAQRESQMAAPHVDPSPATTGRRRTFLGYLALMGPAFVVGAWQFGPGNLTTAVQAGSRYDYTLVWVIAVSTILMIFFTDMSVRLGIATPTSLITSIKEHLGRPVGVLAGVGVFGITLMFSVGNAVGSGLGLSLVFGGSPVLWTVACTAAVAFVLAFRNVYGIIEKALLVIVGLMAVAFVASAVVAQPDWYRALEGAVPSLPAGSEILIVALVGTNFSINAAFYTSYGIKENKRTRADYRDITLVDTIPGIVAPGIMTALVILVAAAVLGKTGGDAASIGALASIFEPLAGPVGSMLFALGLSGAAFSSMIANATAGGTMFSDAMGRGANAGSPAARIVTGVILAFGLVVTLSFQASPVGLIVIAQSLTVLIAPLLGVLLFIMSNKTAVMGDLRNKWWQNLFGIIGMVAIVASSIRLITTLIG, from the coding sequence ATGAGCGAGCACAATAGGACCATTACACATCCCGCACAGAGGGAATCCCAGATGGCCGCCCCGCACGTAGACCCCTCGCCGGCAACGACGGGAAGACGCCGGACGTTTCTTGGCTACCTTGCCCTCATGGGCCCCGCCTTCGTGGTGGGAGCCTGGCAGTTCGGCCCGGGCAACCTCACCACCGCCGTGCAGGCCGGCAGCCGCTACGACTACACCCTTGTGTGGGTCATTGCGGTCTCCACCATCCTCATGATCTTCTTCACCGACATGAGCGTCCGGCTCGGCATAGCCACACCGACTTCCCTGATCACCTCAATCAAGGAACACCTGGGCAGGCCAGTGGGCGTGCTGGCCGGAGTCGGCGTCTTTGGCATCACACTGATGTTCTCCGTAGGCAACGCCGTCGGCTCCGGGCTTGGCCTCTCCCTGGTCTTCGGCGGATCACCTGTCCTCTGGACCGTTGCCTGCACAGCCGCCGTCGCCTTCGTCCTCGCCTTCCGCAACGTCTACGGCATCATCGAGAAGGCACTCCTGGTCATCGTCGGCCTCATGGCCGTCGCGTTCGTCGCCAGCGCTGTCGTCGCCCAACCGGACTGGTATCGCGCCCTCGAAGGGGCCGTACCCTCTTTGCCGGCGGGCAGCGAAATCCTCATCGTCGCCCTGGTAGGAACAAACTTCTCCATCAACGCCGCGTTCTACACGTCCTATGGCATTAAGGAAAACAAGCGCACTCGCGCTGACTACCGGGACATCACGCTTGTCGACACGATCCCCGGCATTGTCGCCCCCGGCATCATGACGGCCCTCGTCATCCTCGTTGCCGCCGCGGTCCTTGGCAAAACGGGCGGAGACGCTGCGTCCATCGGGGCCCTGGCATCCATCTTCGAGCCGCTCGCCGGCCCGGTGGGGTCCATGCTCTTCGCCCTGGGCCTTTCCGGTGCCGCGTTCTCTTCGATGATCGCCAACGCCACAGCAGGCGGCACCATGTTCTCCGATGCCATGGGCCGGGGCGCGAATGCAGGCTCACCCGCCGCCCGCATCGTTACCGGCGTCATCCTCGCCTTCGGACTCGTCGTCACCCTCTCGTTCCAGGCGTCACCGGTCGGCCTGATCGTCATCGCTCAATCCCTGACCGTGCTCATCGCCCCTTTGCTCGGGGTCCTGCTGTTCATCATGAGCAACAAGACGGCGGTGATGGGCGACCTGCGAAACAAATGGTGGCAGAACCTGTTTGGAATTATTGGCATGGTCGCCATCGTGGCCTCTTCCATCCGGCTCATCACCACCCTCATCGGATAG
- a CDS encoding MFS transporter, with amino-acid sequence MTSPTTLERTAGPIATAVRWSRAQWLLLMVVCTVLALDGLDVSMVGVALPSIGHELNLGTDALQWIVSAYVLGYGSLLLLGGRLADLLGRRRIFLIALSVFAAASLLGGLVDDPAILIATRFVKGLAAAFTAPTGFSIITTNFAEGRERNKALSIFTTFGASGFSLGLVVGGLMTSLSWRWTFLVSVPIAVLVVILGNRFIPRDTPDATDSGHDIWGAVTLALGMLGLVYTLVSAPEQGWGSVATIAGFIISAAVLAAFAVIENKVRHPLIRFGILREGWVARANLSAVGLFGSYLSFQFIVTLFLQSALGWSPLAMALALLPTGLIVATSAPFADRLINVFGATRLILAGLAAMGLGYVLFLRVGTTPNYALDILPSIILLGIGFALAFPSINVQATAGIRDSEQGLAAGLIQTSTQVGAALVLAVTTAMVSGGQSDGGAVPSAAAMLEQYRPGLVLSAAVAIAALLVAAVPARRRTVALAA; translated from the coding sequence ATGACATCACCTACGACCCTCGAACGAACTGCCGGCCCCATTGCCACGGCCGTCCGCTGGAGCCGGGCCCAGTGGCTCCTGCTGATGGTTGTCTGCACCGTCCTGGCCCTCGACGGGCTGGACGTGTCCATGGTGGGCGTTGCCCTGCCGTCCATCGGGCACGAACTGAACCTTGGCACGGACGCCCTGCAGTGGATCGTCTCCGCCTACGTCCTCGGCTACGGCAGCCTGCTGCTCCTGGGCGGCCGGCTCGCGGACCTCCTGGGCCGCCGCCGGATCTTCCTCATTGCCCTCTCCGTCTTCGCGGCTGCTTCCCTGCTGGGCGGACTCGTGGATGACCCCGCCATCCTCATCGCCACCCGGTTCGTGAAGGGCCTCGCGGCCGCGTTCACCGCGCCCACGGGCTTCTCCATCATCACCACCAACTTCGCCGAGGGCCGCGAGCGGAACAAGGCCCTCTCCATCTTCACCACGTTCGGCGCCAGCGGCTTCTCCCTGGGGCTCGTCGTCGGCGGCCTCATGACCAGCCTGAGCTGGCGCTGGACGTTCCTGGTCTCCGTGCCGATCGCCGTCCTGGTGGTCATCCTGGGCAACCGCTTCATCCCGCGCGATACGCCCGACGCCACGGACAGCGGCCACGACATCTGGGGCGCCGTCACCCTCGCGCTGGGCATGCTGGGACTCGTTTACACGCTGGTGTCCGCCCCGGAACAGGGCTGGGGATCTGTGGCAACAATCGCCGGATTCATCATCTCTGCCGCGGTGCTGGCCGCCTTCGCCGTCATCGAGAACAAGGTCAGGCACCCGCTCATCCGTTTTGGCATCCTGCGCGAGGGCTGGGTGGCGCGGGCCAACCTCAGCGCGGTGGGGCTGTTCGGCTCCTACCTCAGCTTCCAGTTCATCGTGACGCTTTTCCTGCAGTCCGCCCTGGGCTGGAGCCCGCTGGCGATGGCCCTTGCCCTGCTGCCCACCGGACTGATCGTCGCCACCAGCGCGCCGTTCGCCGACCGCCTCATCAACGTGTTCGGTGCCACCCGGCTGATCCTGGCCGGACTGGCAGCCATGGGCCTTGGCTACGTCCTGTTCCTCCGGGTGGGCACCACGCCCAACTACGCCCTGGACATCCTGCCGTCGATCATCCTGCTGGGCATCGGCTTTGCCCTGGCCTTCCCGTCCATCAACGTCCAGGCCACCGCGGGCATCAGGGATTCCGAGCAGGGTCTGGCCGCCGGACTCATCCAGACCAGCACCCAGGTGGGGGCCGCCCTGGTCCTGGCGGTCACCACTGCCATGGTCAGCGGCGGGCAGTCCGACGGCGGCGCCGTCCCCAGCGCCGCCGCCATGCTTGAGCAGTACCGGCCGGGCCTGGTGCTGAGTGCCGCTGTCGCCATCGCCGCGCTGCTGGTTGCGGCTGTGCCGGCCCGACGGCGGACGGTCGCCTTGGCTGCCTAA